One part of the Raphanus sativus cultivar WK10039 chromosome 7, ASM80110v3, whole genome shotgun sequence genome encodes these proteins:
- the LOC108817066 gene encoding phenylalanine--tRNA ligase, chloroplastic/mitochondrial codes for MTIFSAQSTIITRASVALLSSNGLKRFSFSSTALYSPPLPKTKKRRFPIVSAVDIGGVTIARNDVVREDDPTNNVPDSIFSKLGMQLHRRDKHPIGIIKNAIYHYFDSNYAKKFETFEDLSPIVTTKQNFDDVLVPADHVSRSLNDTYYVDSQTVLRCHTSAHQAELLREGHRRFLVTGDVYRRDSIDSTHYPVFHQMEGFCVFSPEDWNESGKDSTLYAAEDLKKCLEGLARHLFGAVEMRWVDTYFPFTEPSFELEIYFKEDWLEVLGCGVTEQRILKQSGLENNVAWAFGLGLERLAMVLFDIPDIRLFWSDDERFTSQFGKGELGVKFKPFSKYPPCYKDISFWISESFTENNFCEVVRGIAGDLVEEVKLIDSFTNKKGMTSHCYRIVFRSMERSLTDEEVNDLQSKVRDEVQRKLNVELR; via the exons ATGACCATTTTCTCAGCTCAGTCCACTATCATCACCCGAGCTTCCGTCGCTCTTCTCTCCAGCAACGGACTCAAACGCTTTTCCTTCTCCTCCACAGCTCTATACTCTCCACCCCTCCCCAAAACGAAGAAGCGCCGCTTCCCCATCGTCTCCGCCGTTGATATCGGCGGCGTCACTATCGCTAGAAACG ATGTGGTGAGAGAGGATGATCCTACAAACAATGTGCCAGACTCCATCTTCTCTAAACTAGGGATGCAGTTACACAGAAGAGACAAACATCCTATTGGGATCATAAAGAATGCTATCTACCACTACTTCGATTCTAACTACGCTAAAAAGTTTGAGACTTTCGAAGATCTTTCACCCATTGTTACCACCAAGCAA AACTTTGATGATGTGCTAGTCCCTGCTGATCATGTAAGCAGGAGCCTTAACGACACCTACTATGTAGATTCCCAAACTGTTTTGAGATGCCATACAAGTGCTCACCAAGCTGAGCTCTTGAGGGAAGGTCATAGACGTTTCCTTGTTACTGGAGATGTTTACCGTAGAGATTCTATCGATTCTACTCATTATCCGGTTTTCCATCAG ATGGAAGGCTTTTGTGTGTTTTCTCCTGAGGACTGGAACGAGTCTGGCAAGGATTCTACATTGTATGCTGCTGAGGATTTGAAGAAATGTCTAGAGGGGTTGGCACGTCACTTGTTTG GTGCTGTGGAGATGAGATGGGTTGATACATATTTTCCATTTACTGAGCCGTCTTTCGAgcttgaaatttattttaag GAAGACTGGTTAGAAGTTTTGGGTTGTGGGGTGACAGAACAAAGGATTTTGAAGCAGAGTGGATTAGAAAACAATGTTGCTTGGGCCTTTGGACTTGGATTGGAACGACTTGCTATGGTTTTGTTTGACATTCCTGATATAAGACTTTTCTGGTCAGACGATGAACGGTTTACCTCTCAG TTTGGAAAAGGAGAGCTTGGAGTCAAGTTCAAGCCATTCTCAAAG TATCCTCCTTGTTATAAGGACATTAGTTTCTGGATCAGTGAATCATTCACAGAGAATAACTTTTGTGAAGTTGTGAGAGGAATCGCTGGGGATCTTGTTGAAGAG GTGAAATTGATAGATAGTTTCACCAATAAGAAAGGGATGACGAGTCACTGTTACAGAATTGTCTTCCGTTCCATGGAGCGCTCTCTTACTGACGAGGAGGTCAACGATCTGCAG AGTAAGGTGCGTGATGAGGTGCAGAGAAAACTGAATGTTGAgctaaggtga
- the LOC108817070 gene encoding probable N-acetylglucosaminyl-phosphatidylinositol de-N-acetylase isoform X2 codes for MAWLVATLSLIVIWLASIFKVFFGATSSSKTAVLDHGNKRNVLFVIAHPDDESMFFSPTINYLASNAYNLHMLCFSTGNADGMGSIRKDELHQACAVLRVPLQQLKVLDHPDLQDGFGQVWSHDLLAKIIGEEVGNHDIHTIITFDNYGVSGHCNHRDVHHGVLKFLQTNPERNIKAWELASLNIFRKYSGPIDIWLSILSSKRHPSKAIIVNEQPWKSYEAMAQHLSQWVWFRKLFVSFSSYTYANTLDRINPQPVNT; via the exons ATGGCATGGCTTGTGGCTACTCTTTCACTGATTGTTATCTGGCTCGCTTCTATATTCAAAGTTTTCTTTGGTGCAACGTCTAGTTCCAAAACTGCGGTTCTTGATCATG GTAACAAGAGGAATGTGTTGTTCGTCATCGCACATCCTGATGATGAGTCAAT GTTCTTTTCTCCAACAATAAACTACTTAGCTTCCAATGCCTACAACCTTCACATGTTATGCTTCTCCACTG GTAACGCTGATGGTATGGGAAGCATTAGGAAAGATGAGTTGCATCAGGCTTGTGCAGTGCTTAGG GTTCCTCTTCAACAGTTAAAAGTTCTGGACCATCCAGATTTACAG GATGGTTTTGGGCAAGTATGGAGCCATGATTTGTTAGCAAAGATCATCGGTGAAGAAGTCGGTAATCACGATATTCACACG ATCATAACATTCGACAACTATGGTGTTTCTGGTCACTGCAATCACCGTGATGTGCACCACGGAGTATT AAAGTTCTTGCAGACTAATCCAGAAAGAAATATCAAAGCTTGGGAACTCGCAAGTCTTAATATCTTTCGCAAGTACTCTGGACCTATCGACATTTGGCTGTCAATTTTATCCTCAAAAAGACATCCGAGCAAGGCAATCATCGTAAACGAGCAGCCATGGAAAAGCTATGAAGCAATGGCCCAACATTTAAGCCAATGGGTTTG GTTCCGGaagctttttgtttcattttcaaGCTATACATACGCAAATACACTTGATAGGATAAACCCTCAACCGGTTAACACTTGA
- the LOC108817070 gene encoding probable N-acetylglucosaminyl-phosphatidylinositol de-N-acetylase isoform X1 has protein sequence MPTLSHTSPYPPPRRRRTATDAASSPSYQLVPHSRVVVKMAWLVATLSLIVIWLASIFKVFFGATSSSKTAVLDHGNKRNVLFVIAHPDDESMFFSPTINYLASNAYNLHMLCFSTGNADGMGSIRKDELHQACAVLRVPLQQLKVLDHPDLQDGFGQVWSHDLLAKIIGEEVGNHDIHTIITFDNYGVSGHCNHRDVHHGVLKFLQTNPERNIKAWELASLNIFRKYSGPIDIWLSILSSKRHPSKAIIVNEQPWKSYEAMAQHLSQWVWFRKLFVSFSSYTYANTLDRINPQPVNT, from the exons ATGCCTACTCTAAGCCACACTTCG CCTTATCCGCCGCCTCGTCGCCGTCGAACAGCCACCGACGCCGCCTCGTCTCCGTCCTATCAACTTGTCCCACATTCGCGAG TTGTTGTCAAGATGGCATGGCTTGTGGCTACTCTTTCACTGATTGTTATCTGGCTCGCTTCTATATTCAAAGTTTTCTTTGGTGCAACGTCTAGTTCCAAAACTGCGGTTCTTGATCATG GTAACAAGAGGAATGTGTTGTTCGTCATCGCACATCCTGATGATGAGTCAAT GTTCTTTTCTCCAACAATAAACTACTTAGCTTCCAATGCCTACAACCTTCACATGTTATGCTTCTCCACTG GTAACGCTGATGGTATGGGAAGCATTAGGAAAGATGAGTTGCATCAGGCTTGTGCAGTGCTTAGG GTTCCTCTTCAACAGTTAAAAGTTCTGGACCATCCAGATTTACAG GATGGTTTTGGGCAAGTATGGAGCCATGATTTGTTAGCAAAGATCATCGGTGAAGAAGTCGGTAATCACGATATTCACACG ATCATAACATTCGACAACTATGGTGTTTCTGGTCACTGCAATCACCGTGATGTGCACCACGGAGTATT AAAGTTCTTGCAGACTAATCCAGAAAGAAATATCAAAGCTTGGGAACTCGCAAGTCTTAATATCTTTCGCAAGTACTCTGGACCTATCGACATTTGGCTGTCAATTTTATCCTCAAAAAGACATCCGAGCAAGGCAATCATCGTAAACGAGCAGCCATGGAAAAGCTATGAAGCAATGGCCCAACATTTAAGCCAATGGGTTTG GTTCCGGaagctttttgtttcattttcaaGCTATACATACGCAAATACACTTGATAGGATAAACCCTCAACCGGTTAACACTTGA